Proteins encoded together in one Streptomyces sp. NBC_01216 window:
- a CDS encoding sugar ABC transporter permease: protein MSDLAKTPETPDSTAAASAGTVTAEAAPEPAPEAAAPIPAVDPRLLVREEGLKGYWTEFSRKIRGGEIGSLPVVLGLIVIAIVFQVQNGNFLSASSVSNIAVYSSGLGIMAVGIVFVLILGEIDLSVGSVAGVGAAVWAVLNVTNGMSDLLSVVLAVVAGLAIGLLHGFFFAKIGVPAFVVTLAGFLGWSGLQIWLMGKEGSINAPSGSIVENLTAFYFEDKAVAYGLALVAVLAYAGSLLRDAKRRKDAHLPARPTSEIVLRTAVVAVLCFVIAYVLNEPQGARGLPLALVLFLAVLVIADFVARRTLFGRQVFAVGGNAEAARRAGINVDRIRIIVFGLSGMLAAFGGLFVASLSGGATKSLGSGNTLMLVIAAAVIGGTSLFGGRGKVWSALLGMIVIQSIQQGLNMIGMANEIQYMITGAVLLAAVVIDSVSRRTQKTAGRA, encoded by the coding sequence GTGAGCGACCTCGCCAAGACCCCCGAGACCCCCGACAGCACCGCCGCGGCGTCCGCCGGTACCGTGACCGCCGAGGCCGCGCCCGAGCCGGCCCCCGAGGCCGCCGCCCCGATCCCCGCCGTCGACCCGCGCCTGCTGGTCCGCGAGGAGGGCCTCAAGGGCTACTGGACCGAGTTCTCCCGCAAGATCCGCGGTGGCGAAATCGGCTCGCTGCCCGTCGTCCTGGGCCTGATCGTCATCGCGATCGTCTTCCAGGTGCAGAACGGCAACTTCCTCTCCGCGAGCTCGGTCTCGAACATCGCGGTGTACTCCTCCGGCCTGGGCATCATGGCCGTCGGCATCGTCTTCGTCCTCATCCTGGGCGAGATCGACCTCTCCGTGGGCTCGGTCGCGGGCGTGGGCGCGGCCGTCTGGGCCGTCCTCAACGTCACCAACGGCATGAGCGACCTGCTCTCGGTCGTCCTCGCGGTGGTCGCCGGTCTCGCCATCGGCCTGCTGCACGGCTTCTTCTTCGCCAAGATCGGCGTCCCCGCCTTCGTGGTGACCCTGGCCGGCTTCCTCGGCTGGAGCGGCCTGCAGATCTGGCTGATGGGCAAGGAGGGCTCGATCAACGCCCCCTCCGGCTCCATCGTGGAGAACCTCACGGCGTTCTACTTCGAGGACAAGGCCGTCGCCTACGGCCTGGCCCTCGTCGCGGTCCTCGCCTACGCCGGCTCGCTGCTGCGCGACGCCAAGCGCCGCAAGGACGCGCACCTGCCCGCCCGCCCCACCAGCGAGATCGTGCTCCGCACGGCCGTCGTCGCGGTCCTCTGCTTCGTCATCGCCTACGTGCTGAACGAGCCCCAGGGCGCCCGGGGCCTGCCGCTCGCGCTGGTCCTCTTCCTCGCCGTGCTCGTGATCGCCGACTTCGTCGCCCGGCGGACCCTCTTCGGCCGCCAGGTCTTCGCTGTCGGCGGAAACGCCGAGGCCGCCCGCCGTGCCGGCATCAACGTGGACCGCATCCGGATCATCGTCTTCGGCCTGTCCGGCATGCTCGCCGCCTTCGGCGGCCTGTTCGTGGCGAGCCTCTCCGGCGGCGCCACCAAGAGCCTGGGCAGCGGCAACACGCTGATGCTGGTCATCGCCGCCGCCGTCATCGGCGGCACCAGCCTCTTCGGAGGCCGGGGCAAGGTCTGGTCCGCGCTCCTCGGCATGATCGTCATCCAGTCGATCCAGCAGGGCCTGAACATGATCGGCATGGCCAACGAGATCCAGTACATGATCACCGGCGCGGTGCTCCTCGCCGCCGTCGTGATCGACTCGGTCTCCCGCCGCACGCAGAAGACCGCGGGCCGCGCGTGA
- a CDS encoding ATP-binding cassette domain-containing protein yields the protein MIHVSATPVLALRGVSKRFGAVQVLTDVELEIHAGEVVALVGDNGAGKSTLVKTISGVHPIDEGTIEWDGRPVQITRPHDSQNLGVATVYQDLALCDNLDVVANLFLGSELRSVSVLDEIAMEKRAKELLDTLSIRIPSVRIPVAALSGGQRQVVAIARALIGDPKIVILDEPTAALGVEQTAQVLDLVERLRERGHGVILISHNMADVRAVADKVAVLRLGHNNGVFDVKDTTHETIIAAITGATDNAVTRRQARTASAAATKEDAK from the coding sequence ATGATTCACGTGTCCGCTACGCCCGTGCTGGCGTTGCGCGGGGTCTCCAAGCGATTCGGCGCCGTCCAGGTGCTCACCGATGTCGAACTGGAGATCCACGCCGGAGAGGTCGTCGCCCTGGTCGGCGACAACGGCGCCGGCAAGTCGACCCTCGTCAAGACGATCTCGGGTGTCCACCCGATCGACGAGGGCACCATCGAGTGGGACGGCCGCCCCGTCCAGATCACCAGGCCGCACGACTCCCAGAACCTCGGCGTCGCGACCGTCTACCAGGACCTGGCGCTCTGCGACAACCTCGACGTCGTCGCCAACCTCTTCCTCGGCAGCGAGCTGCGCTCCGTGTCCGTCCTCGACGAGATCGCGATGGAGAAGCGCGCCAAGGAGCTGCTGGACACCCTGTCCATCCGCATCCCGAGCGTCCGTATCCCCGTCGCCGCCCTCTCCGGCGGTCAGCGCCAGGTCGTGGCCATCGCCCGCGCCCTGATCGGCGACCCCAAGATCGTCATCCTGGACGAGCCGACCGCCGCCCTCGGCGTCGAGCAGACCGCACAGGTGCTCGACCTGGTGGAGCGGCTGCGTGAGCGCGGCCACGGCGTCATCCTCATCAGCCACAACATGGCCGACGTCCGGGCCGTCGCGGACAAGGTCGCGGTGCTGCGGCTGGGCCACAACAACGGCGTCTTCGACGTCAAGGACACCACCCACGAGACGATCATCGCCGCCATCACCGGTGCCACGGACAACGCCGTGACCCGTCGGCAGGCCCGTACGGCCTCGGCAGCGGCCACGAAGGAGGACGCGAAGTGA
- a CDS encoding sugar ABC transporter substrate-binding protein: MNAMTRRIVIGTAAVSMALSVAACGKAGDSDSGNGGGGDSKTIGLLLPENKTTRYETFDRPIIEAKIKALCSDCEVKYNNAAQDTETQKKQFDALVTQGVKVIILDSVDYKATKSWVQQAEKDGVKVVAYDRLAEGPISAYVSYDNEKIGRLQGEGLVAALGDKAKEANVVMINGSPTDPNAPLFKKGAHSVLDSGVKKVVYEQDIPDWSPDEANKKMGAAIDSLGKGGFQGVYSANDGMAGGIITALSKQGIKVPVGGQDAELAGLQRILTGDQSFTIYKQIKPEAETTAEIAVKLLKGEKIDDLVPTKVTSLTGEFSDIPAKLYDAQVVTKDNIASTIIADGVYKAADICTAEYKAACEAAGIK; the protein is encoded by the coding sequence ATGAACGCAATGACGCGTCGCATCGTCATAGGTACGGCCGCGGTCTCGATGGCTCTCTCCGTCGCCGCTTGCGGCAAGGCGGGCGACAGCGACTCGGGCAACGGCGGCGGTGGTGACAGCAAGACCATCGGTCTGCTGCTTCCGGAGAACAAGACCACGCGCTACGAGACCTTCGACCGCCCGATCATCGAGGCGAAGATCAAGGCCCTGTGCTCGGACTGCGAGGTCAAGTACAACAACGCCGCGCAGGACACCGAGACGCAGAAGAAGCAGTTCGACGCGCTCGTCACGCAGGGTGTGAAGGTCATCATCCTGGACTCGGTCGACTACAAGGCCACCAAGTCCTGGGTGCAGCAGGCGGAGAAGGACGGCGTGAAGGTCGTCGCGTACGACCGCCTGGCCGAGGGCCCGATCTCCGCCTACGTCTCGTACGACAACGAGAAGATCGGCCGCCTCCAGGGCGAGGGCCTGGTCGCCGCGCTCGGCGACAAGGCGAAGGAAGCCAACGTCGTCATGATCAACGGCTCGCCGACCGACCCGAACGCCCCGCTGTTCAAGAAGGGCGCCCACAGCGTCCTGGACTCCGGCGTCAAGAAGGTCGTCTACGAGCAGGACATCCCGGACTGGTCCCCGGACGAGGCCAACAAGAAGATGGGTGCCGCCATCGACTCCCTGGGCAAGGGCGGCTTCCAGGGCGTCTACTCCGCCAACGACGGCATGGCCGGCGGCATCATCACGGCCCTCTCCAAGCAGGGCATCAAGGTTCCGGTCGGCGGCCAGGACGCGGAGCTCGCCGGTCTCCAGCGCATCCTGACGGGTGACCAGTCCTTCACGATCTACAAGCAGATCAAGCCGGAGGCCGAGACCACCGCCGAGATCGCCGTCAAGCTCCTCAAGGGCGAGAAGATCGACGACCTGGTCCCGACCAAGGTCACCAGCCTGACCGGTGAGTTCAGCGACATCCCGGCGAAGCTGTACGACGCGCAGGTCGTCACCAAGGACAACATCGCGTCCACGATCATCGCCGACGGCGTCTACAAGGCCGCCGACATCTGCACCGCCGAGTACAAGGCGGCCTGCGAGGCGGCGGGCATCAAGTAG
- a CDS encoding ROK family transcriptional regulator produces MQTPGSQTSLHRANLERVVRAVRMAGSLTQAEIARATGLSAATVSNIVRELKDGGTVEVTPTSAGGRRARSVSLSGDAGVVVGVDFGHTHLRVAIGNLAHQVLAEESEPLDVDASSAEGFDRAEVLVKRLLEATGIGHGKVIGVGLGVPGPIDVSSGTLGSTSILPGWTGINPADELSGRLGVPVYVDNDANLGALGELVWGSGRGVKDLAYIKVASGVGAGLVIDGRVYRGPGGTAGEIGHITLDESGPVCRCGNRGCLETFTAARYVLPLLQPGHGPDLTMERVVQLAREGDPGCRRVVADVGRHIGSGVANLCNLLNPSRVVLGGDLAEAGELVLAPIRDSVSRYAIPSAARQLSLAPGALGGRAEVLGALALVLSEMGDSTLLESALPGSAPASKPAFT; encoded by the coding sequence ATGCAGACTCCGGGGTCGCAGACGTCTCTGCACAGGGCCAATCTCGAGCGGGTCGTCCGTGCGGTACGCATGGCCGGGTCGCTCACCCAGGCGGAGATCGCCCGTGCCACGGGCCTGTCCGCGGCCACGGTCTCCAACATCGTGCGGGAGCTGAAGGACGGCGGAACGGTCGAGGTCACACCGACCTCCGCCGGCGGGCGGCGGGCCCGCAGCGTCTCGCTGTCCGGCGACGCGGGCGTGGTCGTCGGCGTCGACTTCGGCCACACCCACCTGCGGGTCGCGATCGGCAACCTCGCCCATCAGGTCCTCGCCGAGGAGTCCGAACCGCTGGACGTCGACGCGTCCTCCGCCGAAGGCTTCGACCGGGCGGAGGTGCTGGTCAAACGCCTCCTCGAGGCCACCGGCATCGGTCACGGCAAGGTGATCGGCGTCGGGCTCGGCGTACCCGGACCGATCGACGTCTCCTCCGGCACGCTCGGCTCCACGTCGATCCTGCCGGGCTGGACCGGCATCAACCCCGCCGACGAACTCTCCGGCCGTCTCGGCGTGCCCGTGTACGTCGACAACGACGCCAACCTCGGCGCGCTGGGCGAGCTGGTCTGGGGCAGCGGGCGCGGGGTCAAGGACCTCGCGTACATCAAGGTGGCCAGCGGTGTCGGCGCCGGCCTCGTCATCGACGGACGCGTCTACCGGGGGCCCGGTGGCACGGCGGGGGAGATCGGGCACATCACCCTGGACGAGTCCGGTCCGGTCTGCCGCTGCGGCAACCGCGGCTGCCTGGAGACCTTCACGGCGGCCCGCTACGTCCTGCCGCTGCTCCAGCCCGGCCACGGGCCCGATCTCACCATGGAGCGGGTCGTGCAGCTGGCGCGGGAGGGGGACCCCGGCTGCCGCCGGGTGGTGGCGGACGTGGGCCGTCACATCGGCAGCGGCGTCGCCAACCTCTGCAACCTGCTGAATCCCAGCCGTGTGGTGCTCGGCGGAGACCTGGCGGAGGCCGGTGAGCTGGTCCTCGCGCCGATCCGCGACTCCGTCTCGCGCTACGCCATCCCCAGCGCCGCCCGTCAGCTGTCGCTGGCCCCGGGCGCTCTGGGTGGCCGCGCCGAGGTACTCGGCGCGCTGGCGCTCGTACTGAGCGAGATGGGCGATTCGACCCTGTTGGAGAGTGCCCTGCCGGGTTCCGCGCCCGCCTCCAAGCCTGCCTTCACTTAG
- a CDS encoding carbohydrate ABC transporter permease: protein MKTTDTPSTGTGDLPGPREAGGASLPRKSAAPAPRDRGRREGATLNVFSHGVLIIWAIMVVMPLLWAVMTSFKTDRAIFTSPWALPDKLHFENWSRAWTEAHMSDYFLNTILVVGGSLIGTLLFGSMAAYVLARFDFPGNRFVYFLFIGGMSFPVILALVPLFYVLQNMALLNTLHGLILVYIAYSLPFTVFFLTAFFRTLPTSVAEAAFVDGASHTRTFFQIMLPMAKPGLISVGIFNFLGQWNQYLLPTVLNTEPEKKVLSQGLVQLAVSQGYKGDWSGLFAGLVMAMLPVLAAYIVFQRQVVAGLTAGAVK, encoded by the coding sequence ATGAAGACCACCGACACCCCGTCCACCGGCACCGGAGACCTGCCCGGACCGCGCGAGGCCGGAGGCGCGTCGCTGCCCCGGAAGTCCGCGGCGCCCGCGCCCCGCGACAGGGGCAGGCGCGAGGGGGCGACCCTCAACGTCTTCTCCCACGGTGTGCTGATCATCTGGGCGATCATGGTGGTGATGCCGCTGCTGTGGGCGGTCATGACCTCGTTCAAGACAGACCGCGCGATCTTCACCTCACCCTGGGCGCTGCCGGACAAGCTGCACTTCGAGAACTGGTCGCGTGCCTGGACCGAGGCGCACATGAGCGACTACTTCCTGAACACCATCCTGGTGGTCGGCGGCTCGCTGATCGGCACGCTCCTCTTCGGGTCGATGGCGGCCTACGTCCTCGCCCGCTTCGACTTCCCGGGCAACCGCTTCGTCTACTTCCTGTTCATCGGCGGGATGAGCTTCCCGGTCATCCTCGCGCTGGTGCCCCTGTTCTACGTGCTGCAGAACATGGCCCTGCTCAACACCCTGCACGGCCTGATCCTGGTCTACATCGCCTACTCGCTGCCGTTCACCGTCTTCTTCCTCACGGCCTTCTTCCGGACGCTGCCGACCTCGGTGGCGGAAGCGGCCTTCGTGGACGGCGCCTCGCACACGAGGACCTTCTTCCAGATCATGCTGCCGATGGCGAAGCCGGGCCTGATCAGCGTGGGCATCTTCAACTTCCTGGGCCAGTGGAACCAGTACCTGCTGCCGACGGTGCTCAACACCGAGCCGGAGAAGAAGGTGCTCTCGCAGGGCCTGGTGCAGCTCGCGGTGAGCCAGGGCTACAAGGGCGACTGGTCAGGGCTCTTCGCCGGCCTGGTGATGGCGATGCTGCCGGTGCTCGCCGCGTACATCGTCTTCCAGCGCCAGGTGGTGGCCGGACTCACGGCCGGCGCGGTGAAGTAG
- a CDS encoding carbohydrate ABC transporter permease, which produces MQHGKYRFIVGFLAAPLALYVLFVIWPFIQSIYYSFTDWSGLSPEFRMVGFDNYSRLLDDEIFWKSLQHSLTLAVVLPLVTVGLALFFAFMLNVGGRRRGGAAVAGVRGSAFYKIVYFFPQVLSIAIVALLFQFAYNPNSGAINSVLKGVGLGSVQPDWLGDPDLALICVMIVLVWSTVGFFVVLFSAGMASIPKDFYEAALLDGANRFTTFFKITLPLLWDTVQSGWIYMGILALGAESFAVVQIMTVGPNGGGPDYSTIVMPLYVYQKAFRDGQAAYATTIGVALLVVTLAFAAVVMRFGRRERLEY; this is translated from the coding sequence ATGCAACACGGCAAGTACCGCTTCATCGTGGGGTTCCTGGCGGCCCCCCTGGCCCTGTACGTGCTGTTCGTCATATGGCCGTTCATCCAGTCCATCTACTACTCGTTCACGGACTGGAGCGGACTCAGCCCCGAGTTCCGGATGGTCGGGTTCGACAACTACAGCCGCCTGCTGGACGACGAGATCTTCTGGAAGTCGCTCCAGCACAGTCTGACGCTGGCGGTCGTGCTGCCGCTGGTCACCGTCGGCCTGGCGCTGTTCTTCGCGTTCATGCTCAACGTCGGCGGCCGGCGCCGCGGGGGAGCGGCCGTCGCCGGTGTCCGGGGCTCCGCCTTCTACAAGATCGTGTACTTCTTTCCGCAGGTCCTGTCGATCGCGATCGTCGCGCTCCTCTTCCAGTTCGCCTACAACCCGAACAGCGGCGCGATCAACTCGGTGCTCAAGGGCGTCGGTCTCGGCAGCGTCCAGCCCGACTGGCTGGGTGACCCGGACCTCGCCCTCATCTGCGTGATGATCGTCCTCGTCTGGTCCACGGTCGGCTTCTTCGTGGTCCTCTTCTCGGCGGGCATGGCATCCATCCCGAAGGACTTCTACGAGGCGGCGCTGCTCGACGGCGCGAACCGGTTCACCACCTTCTTCAAGATCACCCTGCCGCTGCTCTGGGACACCGTGCAGTCCGGCTGGATCTACATGGGCATCCTGGCGCTCGGCGCGGAGTCCTTCGCCGTCGTCCAGATCATGACGGTCGGCCCCAACGGCGGTGGACCGGACTACTCCACCATCGTCATGCCGCTGTACGTCTACCAGAAGGCCTTCCGGGACGGTCAGGCCGCCTACGCCACAACGATCGGCGTCGCGCTGCTCGTCGTCACGCTGGCCTTCGCGGCGGTCGTGATGCGGTTCGGCCGGCGCGAGCGGCTGGAGTACTAG
- the ngcE gene encoding N-acetylglucosamine/diacetylchitobiose ABC transporter substrate-binding protein, which yields MGSTSAHNNVGLGRRDLIKRSAALGLISVPTMSFLSACASSDGGSNDKVEKGTKSDKNPLGVNESAPLDFVLFDGGFGQDYAKDAVKVYEANYPKAKVKFAATQKITTELQPRFNGGNPPDLIDNSGAEQMDMGVLVGQKQLADLTPLLDAASIDDPSKKVRDTLRPGIVEMGQFDGDPVWIMYYAYTVYGVWYSQKLLDSLDAKYPETWDEMLAVCEKAKKKGIAGWTYAGKHPYYIPFSLYPMIAKVGGREVLDAIDNLEPKAWEHPAVKACFEAYYELQRKGYILQGTPGLDHIQSQTAWTEGKALFIPNGSWVENEAAKTMPADFDLAVSGPTGIDSSDKMPFGTIWASGGEPFIVPAKAKNVEGGMEQLRIMLSEASSKNFTQSVKSLTAFNGGTDGIDLTPGLKSGVAALDKAGQNVVNPRLQDWYVALQKEKIGVAGLGEMMAGRATPAETIKKIQKYADEAAKDSSIKHYKHQ from the coding sequence ATGGGATCCACCTCCGCGCACAACAACGTGGGCCTCGGCCGCCGCGATCTGATCAAGCGCTCCGCCGCGCTCGGCCTGATCTCGGTACCCACCATGAGCTTCCTGTCGGCCTGCGCGAGCAGTGACGGCGGGAGCAACGACAAGGTCGAGAAGGGGACCAAGTCCGACAAGAACCCACTCGGCGTGAACGAGTCGGCGCCGCTGGACTTCGTCCTCTTCGACGGCGGCTTCGGCCAGGACTACGCCAAGGACGCGGTGAAGGTCTACGAGGCCAACTACCCCAAGGCGAAAGTCAAGTTCGCGGCCACCCAGAAGATCACCACGGAGCTGCAGCCGCGCTTCAACGGCGGCAACCCGCCGGACCTGATCGACAACTCCGGTGCCGAGCAGATGGACATGGGTGTCCTCGTCGGCCAGAAGCAGCTGGCCGATCTCACCCCGCTGCTGGACGCCGCCTCCATCGACGACCCGAGCAAGAAGGTCCGCGACACCCTCCGTCCGGGCATCGTGGAGATGGGCCAGTTCGACGGCGACCCGGTCTGGATCATGTACTACGCGTACACCGTCTACGGCGTCTGGTACTCGCAGAAGCTGCTCGACTCGCTCGACGCGAAGTACCCCGAGACCTGGGACGAGATGCTGGCCGTCTGCGAGAAGGCCAAGAAGAAGGGCATCGCGGGCTGGACCTACGCGGGCAAGCACCCGTACTACATCCCCTTCTCGCTCTACCCGATGATCGCCAAGGTCGGTGGCCGCGAGGTCCTGGACGCGATCGACAACCTGGAGCCGAAGGCCTGGGAGCACCCCGCGGTCAAGGCGTGTTTCGAGGCATACTACGAGCTCCAGCGGAAGGGCTACATCCTCCAGGGCACCCCGGGTCTCGACCACATCCAGTCGCAGACCGCCTGGACCGAGGGCAAGGCCCTCTTCATCCCGAACGGTTCCTGGGTGGAGAACGAGGCGGCGAAGACCATGCCGGCGGACTTCGACCTCGCGGTGTCGGGACCGACCGGCATCGACTCCTCCGACAAGATGCCCTTCGGCACCATCTGGGCCTCCGGCGGCGAGCCCTTCATCGTGCCCGCGAAGGCGAAGAACGTCGAGGGCGGCATGGAGCAGCTGCGCATCATGCTGAGCGAGGCATCCTCGAAGAACTTCACCCAGTCCGTGAAGTCGCTGACCGCGTTCAACGGCGGCACCGACGGCATCGACCTGACCCCGGGTCTGAAGTCCGGTGTGGCGGCCCTCGACAAGGCCGGACAGAACGTCGTCAACCCGCGTCTGCAGGACTGGTACGTGGCGCTGCAGAAGGAGAAGATCGGCGTCGCCGGCCTCGGCGAGATGATGGCCGGCCGCGCGACCCCGGCCGAGACGATCAAGAAGATCCAGAAGTACGCCGACGAGGCGGCCAAGGACTCCTCGATCAAGCACTACAAGCACCAGTGA